One segment of Pleomorphomonas sp. PLEO DNA contains the following:
- the flgI gene encoding flagellar basal body P-ring protein FlgI: MVHALAPGDVRIKDIAAVEGVRENQLVGYGLVVGLQATGDTLRNAAFSEQSLQSMLERLGVNVRDSALRTRNVAAVIVTAELPAFAGAGSRIDVNVASLGDASSLQGGTLVITQLAGADGEVYAVAQGPIAVTGYSAAGMAESVQKGTPTAGRIPNGALVEHELQTSLDGLGALTFKLRNPDFRTAIRITDAINAYSRRRYGAAVAEERDYRTVALIKPRGMSAARFIAEIEGLPVRPDTPARVVIDERSGTVVMGADVRISTVAITHGNLSIRVTETPVASQPAPFSDGETVVLPRTMVDASESGGNLAIIGGTDLQTLVRGLNQIGLKPTGVIAIVQAMKTAGALQADLVVQ; this comes from the coding sequence ATGGTACACGCGCTCGCCCCCGGCGACGTGCGCATCAAGGATATCGCCGCCGTCGAAGGCGTCCGCGAAAACCAACTCGTTGGCTACGGCCTCGTCGTCGGCCTGCAGGCCACAGGCGATACGTTGCGCAACGCCGCCTTCTCCGAGCAATCGTTGCAATCGATGCTGGAGCGGCTCGGCGTCAATGTGCGCGATAGCGCGCTCCGTACGCGCAACGTCGCAGCGGTGATCGTTACCGCCGAACTACCGGCCTTTGCCGGCGCCGGGTCGCGCATCGACGTCAACGTCGCCTCGCTCGGCGATGCCAGCTCGCTGCAGGGCGGCACTCTGGTCATCACCCAGTTGGCCGGTGCCGACGGCGAGGTCTACGCCGTGGCGCAGGGGCCGATCGCCGTCACCGGCTACAGCGCTGCCGGCATGGCGGAGAGCGTGCAAAAGGGCACCCCTACCGCCGGCCGTATCCCCAACGGCGCGTTGGTCGAACATGAACTTCAGACCAGCCTGGATGGTCTCGGCGCATTGACCTTCAAGTTGCGCAACCCGGACTTTCGCACGGCTATCCGCATCACCGACGCGATCAATGCCTATAGCCGCCGCCGCTACGGCGCCGCCGTCGCCGAGGAACGCGACTATCGCACCGTCGCGCTCATCAAACCTCGCGGCATGTCGGCGGCTCGATTCATTGCCGAGATCGAAGGTTTGCCGGTGCGGCCGGACACGCCGGCGCGCGTCGTCATCGACGAACGTTCGGGTACGGTCGTGATGGGCGCCGACGTGCGCATTTCAACCGTGGCCATCACTCATGGCAACCTCAGCATCCGTGTCACCGAGACACCGGTAGCCTCACAGCCGGCTCCCTTCTCCGACGGTGAGACGGTGGTCCTGCCGCGTACCATGGTGGATGCCAGCGAGAGCGGCGGCAACCTCGCCATCATCGGCGGCACCGACCTGCAGACGCTCGTTCGCGGTCTCAACCAGATCGGCCTCAAGCCGACCGGCGTCATAGCCATCGTCCAGGCGATGAAGACTGCTGGCGCACTCCAGGCGGACCTGGTGGTGCAGTAA
- the flgA gene encoding flagellar basal body P-ring formation chaperone FlgA gives MKRLLLLATLAFFAIALPAGAQMVSTLPVPGITIYPGDPITDEMLTDRRFRLTRASLEAVVAGREMLVGKVARRTLLPGQPITINAVENPQLVRRGVPVRLVFTEGGLTIITYAEPMQSGSAGEVIRVRNTESGTIIVGVVQADGSIVVGKS, from the coding sequence ATGAAACGCCTGCTGCTGCTTGCCACACTTGCATTTTTCGCCATTGCCCTGCCGGCCGGCGCCCAGATGGTGTCGACCTTGCCGGTGCCGGGTATCACCATCTACCCCGGCGATCCCATCACCGATGAAATGCTGACGGATCGCCGCTTCCGCTTGACGCGCGCCTCTCTCGAAGCCGTCGTCGCCGGGCGCGAAATGCTAGTCGGCAAGGTGGCGCGACGAACGTTGCTACCTGGACAGCCGATCACCATCAACGCCGTGGAAAATCCGCAGTTGGTGCGGCGCGGTGTGCCGGTGCGCCTCGTCTTCACGGAGGGCGGCCTCACCATCATCACTTACGCCGAGCCGATGCAGTCCGGTAGCGCCGGCGAGGTGATCCGTGTCCGCAATACGGAATCCGGCACCATCATCGTCGGCGTCGTCCAGGCCGACGGCAGCATCGTCGTAGGAAAAAGCTGA
- the flgG gene encoding flagellar basal-body rod protein FlgG encodes MKALAIAATGMTAQQLNVEVIANNIANINTTAFKRSRAEFTDLLYQTQRMQGVPNQGGQSVIPEGVRQGLGVRAAAIRNLHLQGGLTLTGNTYDMAIDGRGWFQVDGPNGETLYTRAGAFNKNADGQLVTLDGYAVQPPIMVPTDATDLTVNESGEIFATVPGQTAPQSLGQLSLANFTNDVGLEPIGGNLYRETLASGTPVAGVPTDQGFGKIRQKYLEASNVDPVSEITELISAQRAYEMNSKVIQAADSMAGTVSNGLR; translated from the coding sequence ATGAAAGCGCTCGCCATCGCCGCCACCGGCATGACCGCCCAGCAGCTCAACGTCGAAGTCATCGCCAACAACATCGCCAACATCAACACGACCGCGTTCAAACGGTCACGCGCCGAATTCACCGACCTGCTCTACCAGACGCAGCGCATGCAGGGCGTGCCCAATCAGGGCGGCCAGTCGGTGATCCCCGAGGGCGTGCGGCAAGGGCTCGGCGTCCGCGCCGCCGCCATCCGCAACCTGCATCTACAAGGTGGCCTGACGCTCACCGGCAATACCTATGACATGGCCATCGATGGCCGCGGCTGGTTCCAGGTCGACGGGCCGAATGGCGAAACTCTCTATACGCGCGCCGGCGCCTTCAACAAGAACGCCGACGGCCAGCTCGTCACGCTCGATGGCTATGCCGTGCAGCCGCCGATCATGGTGCCGACGGACGCCACCGACCTGACCGTCAACGAATCCGGCGAGATTTTCGCCACTGTCCCCGGACAGACAGCACCCCAGTCGCTCGGCCAGCTGTCCCTTGCCAACTTCACCAACGACGTCGGACTGGAACCGATTGGCGGCAATCTCTACCGGGAGACTCTCGCCTCCGGCACACCGGTTGCCGGTGTTCCTACCGATCAAGGTTTTGGCAAGATCCGCCAGAAATATCTTGAAGCGTCCAACGTCGATCCCGTTTCCGAGATTACTGAGCTCATCTCGGCGCAGCGCGCCTACGAGATGAACTCCAAGGTTATCCAGGCAGCCGACTCGATGGCCGGCACCGTCTCGAACGGGTTGCGCTGA
- a CDS encoding flagellar hook-basal body complex protein FliE has product MLNPISSLDFNLDRLSPPTATSAIRTAAPAAATSAAAAPVNFTDVLAQVSGSAISDLKAGEAASIAGMEGKMSVQQVVEAVMTAEKSLQTALAVRDKVVSAYQEIGRMAI; this is encoded by the coding sequence ATGCTGAACCCCATCTCCTCGCTCGATTTCAACCTCGACCGGCTGTCGCCACCAACCGCCACTTCGGCCATTCGCACCGCTGCGCCTGCCGCCGCAACGTCCGCCGCCGCCGCTCCGGTCAATTTCACCGATGTGCTTGCCCAGGTCTCCGGTTCGGCGATCTCCGATCTCAAGGCCGGCGAAGCGGCCTCGATCGCCGGCATGGAAGGCAAGATGAGCGTGCAGCAGGTCGTCGAGGCAGTGATGACCGCCGAGAAGTCGCTGCAAACCGCCCTCGCCGTCCGCGACAAGGTCGTGTCCGCCTACCAGGAAATCGGCCGCATGGCCATTTGA
- the flgC gene encoding flagellar basal body rod protein FlgC, with protein sequence MDQLTAALKISGSGMQAQSTRMRVVSENLANAQSTGRTPGADPYRRKTVTFAEEMDRAMGTPNVIVKDIGADRSPFDVKHDPGNPAADANGNVKMPNVNVLIELSDLRQANRSYSANVEAITQARSMLTMNIDLLRNS encoded by the coding sequence ATGGATCAGCTGACCGCCGCCCTCAAAATCTCCGGATCCGGCATGCAGGCCCAGTCGACGCGCATGCGTGTCGTCTCCGAAAACCTCGCCAACGCTCAGTCGACCGGCCGTACCCCCGGAGCAGATCCTTACCGCCGCAAGACGGTGACTTTTGCCGAGGAAATGGACCGCGCCATGGGAACGCCGAACGTCATCGTCAAAGACATAGGTGCCGATCGAAGTCCCTTCGATGTGAAGCACGATCCTGGCAACCCCGCAGCGGACGCCAACGGCAACGTCAAGATGCCGAACGTCAACGTGCTCATCGAGCTTAGCGATCTTCGCCAGGCCAACCGATCCTATTCGGCCAACGTCGAGGCAATCACCCAGGCCCGCTCGATGCTGACCATGAACATCGATCTCCTGAGGAACTCGTGA
- the flgB gene encoding flagellar basal body rod protein FlgB, giving the protein MQPIHLFSLASRQADWLSVRQATVAQNVANADTPKYSAVDVEPFSEVFSQTRLELAATNPGHMAPSGLDAATADVRREKAWETSHSGNSVSLEQEMIKAGDIHTSFSLNRSIVAAFGRMLTSAVKG; this is encoded by the coding sequence TTGCAGCCCATCCATCTCTTTTCTCTCGCCTCCCGGCAAGCCGACTGGCTGTCCGTCCGTCAGGCGACCGTCGCGCAGAACGTAGCCAACGCCGACACGCCGAAATATAGCGCCGTCGATGTCGAGCCGTTCAGCGAGGTCTTTTCCCAGACCCGACTTGAACTCGCGGCGACCAACCCGGGGCATATGGCACCCTCGGGCCTCGATGCCGCCACGGCGGATGTCCGCCGCGAGAAAGCCTGGGAAACAAGCCACTCGGGCAACTCGGTCAGCCTTGAGCAGGAAATGATCAAGGCCGGCGACATTCACACCAGCTTCTCCCTCAATCGCAGCATCGTCGCCGCCTTCGGTCGCATGCTGACCTCCGCCGTGAAGGGTTGA
- the flhB gene encoding flagellar biosynthesis protein FlhB produces the protein MSDEPDQDSKTEEATPKKTQDAIEKGNIATSRELPMLFSLGATLIVMIWVIGSGTARLAVTLRGFLDNPGDVRLEQGQDAVLLLDAIGLEMGRFLVPAIIIFAVAGLAGSFVQNVPQVVFDRIKPELSRVSIAKGWKRVFGLQSFVEFGKALFKFAATALVVSIILKTEQHRMVNAMFSDPGTLVDSTVGIAIHLLSAVCIATVLLVAADLVWARLQWRRNLRMTKQEVKDEFKNTEGDPMVKARMRSLARDRIRHRMMASVPQATLVLANPTHYAIALRYVYEEGGAPVVLAKGQDLVALKIREIAEENGIPVVEDKLLTRAMYGKVELDQMIPVEFYRAVAEVIYLLQARSSDSHLPAIIHGHS, from the coding sequence ATGAGCGACGAGCCGGATCAAGACAGTAAAACCGAGGAAGCCACCCCAAAGAAGACGCAGGACGCCATCGAAAAGGGCAATATCGCAACCTCGCGCGAGCTGCCCATGCTGTTCTCCCTCGGTGCCACCCTGATCGTCATGATCTGGGTGATCGGCAGTGGTACTGCCCGCCTGGCGGTGACCCTTCGCGGCTTCCTCGACAACCCCGGAGACGTCCGCCTTGAACAAGGCCAGGATGCCGTTCTGCTGCTCGACGCCATCGGTCTCGAGATGGGTCGCTTTCTGGTGCCGGCCATCATTATCTTCGCCGTCGCGGGGCTGGCTGGGTCCTTTGTTCAGAACGTACCTCAGGTGGTGTTCGACCGCATCAAACCCGAGCTCAGTCGGGTGTCGATCGCCAAGGGCTGGAAACGTGTCTTCGGCCTGCAAAGCTTCGTCGAATTCGGCAAGGCACTGTTCAAGTTCGCTGCGACGGCCCTTGTGGTTTCGATCATCCTCAAAACCGAACAGCATCGGATGGTGAACGCCATGTTCTCCGACCCCGGCACCCTCGTCGACTCCACCGTCGGCATCGCCATCCACTTGCTTTCCGCCGTCTGCATCGCCACGGTGCTGCTGGTGGCCGCCGATCTGGTCTGGGCTCGCCTGCAGTGGCGGCGCAACCTGCGCATGACCAAGCAGGAGGTGAAGGACGAGTTCAAGAATACCGAAGGCGACCCGATGGTCAAAGCCCGGATGCGTTCGCTGGCCCGGGACCGCATTCGCCATCGCATGATGGCCAGCGTACCGCAGGCCACGCTGGTCCTAGCCAACCCCACCCACTATGCCATTGCTTTGCGCTACGTCTACGAGGAAGGCGGCGCGCCGGTGGTACTCGCCAAGGGGCAGGACCTCGTGGCCCTCAAAATCCGCGAGATTGCCGAAGAGAACGGAATTCCGGTGGTTGAGGATAAATTGCTAACCAGGGCGATGTACGGTAAGGTCGAGCTCGACCAGATGATCCCCGTCGAGTTCTACCGGGCCGTCGCGGAAGTCATCTATCTGCTTCAGGCACGGTCTTCCGATAGTCACCTGCCTGCCATCATCCACGGCCACTCATGA
- a CDS encoding flagellar motor switch protein FliG encodes MAASATAKKNKSNRALQGPDKAAVLLLALGQPLSGRLLSHFDTGEIKQVTRSIADLGAVSAKQISDIVEEFATRFTGGNLLGTVSDVEKMLTGILPPDQVSDIMSDVLGYANRSIWDRISSVSEAIFANYLQKEHPQTAALILSKVRPTFAARTMSHLPPPLRHELMRRMLNLKPIVEDTVAIAERTLHEDFMLNFSRNMGADTHARMADILNKMERQDMEDALEGIKKVKPESAEMLKGLLFTFDDIINLAPRARQAIFDQIPTERVVLALKGTDLDFRDAILSSLATRARRIVENELSTSEPSPQRDVLEARRVIADLALDMAGRGEIELNSDQDDDTYVR; translated from the coding sequence ATGGCAGCCTCGGCTACGGCGAAAAAGAACAAGAGCAACCGCGCCCTTCAGGGTCCCGACAAGGCAGCGGTCTTGCTGCTGGCACTCGGCCAGCCTCTGTCGGGTCGCTTGCTCTCCCATTTCGACACCGGCGAGATCAAGCAGGTTACCCGCTCGATCGCCGACCTCGGCGCCGTGTCGGCCAAGCAGATTTCCGACATCGTCGAGGAGTTTGCCACGCGCTTCACGGGCGGCAACCTGCTCGGAACCGTCAGCGACGTCGAAAAGATGCTGACCGGGATCCTGCCGCCCGATCAGGTGTCCGACATCATGTCGGACGTGCTCGGTTACGCCAACCGTTCCATCTGGGACCGGATATCCTCGGTTTCCGAGGCGATCTTCGCCAATTATCTCCAAAAAGAGCACCCGCAGACGGCAGCGCTCATCCTGTCCAAGGTGCGTCCGACCTTCGCCGCCCGCACCATGAGCCACCTGCCGCCGCCGCTGCGCCACGAACTGATGCGCCGCATGCTGAATCTCAAGCCGATCGTCGAAGACACTGTGGCGATCGCCGAGCGCACGCTGCACGAGGACTTCATGCTGAACTTCTCGCGCAACATGGGCGCCGACACACATGCCCGGATGGCCGATATCCTGAACAAGATGGAGCGGCAGGACATGGAAGACGCTCTCGAAGGCATCAAGAAAGTGAAGCCGGAATCGGCGGAGATGCTGAAAGGGCTGCTCTTCACCTTCGACGACATCATCAACCTGGCACCGCGTGCCCGTCAGGCGATCTTTGATCAGATCCCGACCGAACGGGTGGTTCTCGCCCTTAAGGGTACCGACCTCGACTTCCGCGACGCCATCCTGTCGTCGCTGGCCACGCGCGCGCGCCGTATCGTCGAGAATGAACTGTCGACGAGCGAACCATCGCCGCAGCGCGATGTGCTCGAAGCGCGTCGGGTGATCGCCGACCTCGCCTTGGACATGGCCGGTCGCGGCGAGATCGAGCTCAATTCCGACCAGGATGACGACACCTACGTGCGCTGA
- the fliN gene encoding flagellar motor switch protein FliN: MEDSFGAVRNLEAVMRIPVTIQVVLGSAIMPVANLMKLRRGSAIPLDHRVGEPVDVVVNGRTVARGEVVVVEDDTSRFGISLTEIVGGNASNA, encoded by the coding sequence CTGGAGGACAGTTTCGGCGCCGTTCGCAATCTCGAGGCGGTGATGCGCATTCCCGTCACTATCCAGGTGGTTCTCGGCTCGGCGATCATGCCGGTTGCCAACCTGATGAAGCTCCGGCGCGGCTCGGCTATTCCGCTCGACCATCGCGTCGGCGAACCGGTCGATGTCGTGGTCAACGGCCGCACCGTCGCTCGCGGCGAGGTGGTGGTGGTCGAGGACGACACCTCACGCTTCGGCATCTCGCTCACCGAGATCGTCGGCGGCAACGCCTCCAACGCTTGA